CAATATTAGGCTGGTTATTTCTTCATCAACTACCTCTATTAGTTTGGTTATTATTGTTTTTATGTAGCTTTGGTATGGTCGGCGTGACACTTAACTATTTGATTGTACTGCCGCTATTACTTACTGTTCCTGTAAGTATTGTGTTCGGGATACTCTTAACGCGTTTTTTAGCTAAACATATCGCTGCGATTATTCCCAATAATGAGAGTTCCGCCTCTTCCTCAAGTAGTTTTTCTGGCAAGTTAGCAACCATCACCATCGGAAAGGCATCAAAGGGCAATGCCGCTGAGGCCGTATTGCGTGATAAATATAATCAAAAGCACTATGTATTAGTTGAACCAGAGGATGAATTACAAGTATTTGAACAAGGAACTGAGGTTGTGCTCATTGAAAAACAAAAAAACAGCTGGTTAGCAATTAAGTTTAAAAGCTAATTATTTACGTATATTTTTTATTTACATATTAAAGGGTGATTAATGGAACAACTATTTGGACAAAACATGCAATTTATTTTACTGATGACAGGGATCGCCTTAATCGCATTGATTACTATCGGTCTTATCTTTGCAAAATTATATAAAAGAGCGACCAAAGAAATTGCTTTTGTGCGTACCGGGATGGGCGGTGAAAAAGTGGTAAAAGATGGTGGCGCGATTGTTTTACCTATTTTGCATGAAACGATTCCTGTGAATATGAATACCTTACGAATTGAAGTGAGCAAAATACAAAAAGATGCATTAATCACAAAAGATCGTATGCGTGTCGACGTCAAAGCGGACTTTTATCTTCGTGTAGCTCCTCATTCCGAGGGGATTTCTATGGCTGCGCAAACATTAGGTACCAGAACAATGCGAGTTGCAGAGCTAAAAGCATTGATGGAATCCAAGTTTGTGGACGTATTACGTGCCGTTGCAGCGGAGATGAGCATGATTGAAATGCACGAGCAACGCGCGGAATTTGTGCAAAAAGTACAGCACAGCGTGATGAATGACTTAGAGAAGAATGGTTTGGAATTAGAGTCGGTCTCATTAACGGGGTTTGACCAAACTGAACTGCAATTTTTCAATGAAAATAATGCTTTTGATGCCGAAGGTCGTGCGCGTTTAACCAATATTATTGAGCAAAAACGTAAAGAGACCAATGATATTCAGCAAGAAAATCGAATCTTAATTGAGCAACGAAATCTGCAAGCGGAAAAACAATCTCTAACTATTCAACAGGAGCAGCAGGAAGCGCAATTAGCTCAAGAGCAAATTCTTGAATTTAAGCGCTCTCAACAAAAAGCGGAAATTATTAAGCAGCGTGAGTTAAACCAACAGGAAGAGCGTCAAGCTGAGATTTCTAAACAGCGTACTATTCAATTAGCTGAAATTGAAAAAGCTAAGCAGATTGAAATGCATGAAATTGAGAAACATAAAACGTTAGAGCAATCACGTATTCAACAAGAACAAGATATCGAAGTGTCTGAACAAGATAAACGTATTGCTATCGCTGAAAAATCAGAAGTTGAATCTGCTGCGCGGGCAAAGGCTGCGGAAGCTGAAAAAGGAAAAGTAGAAAAAGAAGAAGCGGTTATTACTGCCAAAGAGGTCGCGCAAGCTAATCGTAGTAAAGAGATTGAAGTCATTGATGCTAAAAAAGAAGCTGAAAGAGAGGCTGTCAGTGTCACCGTCCAAGCTGAAGCTGATAAGCGCGCTGCACAAGATAGATCTGAAGCTGTATTAATTGAAGCGAGAGCATCGGCTGATGCGAAAAAATTACAGGCTGATGCAGACGAAAAAGTTTATGCCGTCGAAGCGACGGGTAAGCTCGCTTTATATGAAGCAGAAAATACACGTAGTGATGAGCAAGTTGCCTTGCAAAAATCACTCGCCATCTTGAAAGTATTGCCTGAAATTGTCGCTAATGCAGTTAAACCACTAGAAAACATAGAGGGTATTAAAATATTACAAGGTTACGGTGGCAGTGCCGCTAGCTCAGCGGGTGGGGCGATGGTTAACTCCACGTCAGGCATGGCGGAACAAATCACTAGCGCCGCGTTAAACTACCGTGCTAACGCACCATTGGTTGATGCTATGTTACGTGAATTAGGGTTGGTGAATGGTGAAACGGGATCGCTTGCTGATTTACTCAATGGTAATCATAATTTAGTACAAGAAGCGTTGGCTAATAATAAGGAAGAGGCGATAACCAGTAGTGAATTAGTCAATTAACGGTATAAAATTATGCCGATATAGATTTAGCGAAAAAACCACAGAATCAATCCTGTGGTTTTTTGTGCCGATTGAAGGCAATTATTTTTTGGTGATCATCACTTCTTCTAGTTTAAGACCCGTTAAGCCATTAATCGATCGCCACAAGTAATAAAACACACCCAATAGCATTATCATTGATGGTAGCGCAATCATCGGATAACTATATAAGGTCATCTGCCCTAACTGTTGATTAAACTCTTCGGTTCCAGCTGGGCTTGTGACTAGCCATTTAGCAAGTATGTAATTCATGGTGGCGGAAAATACAAAAGATCCTGCCACCATATAAGTCGCTTTTAATAAACGTTTTTCAAATGTAGCAGTACAGTTGTGGTCTGCTAACCGTTTTTGTATTTTTTCTACATCCATGACGTCGGGATTGAAGAGCAATGTTTTGATTAAAGGGTAAGGTGTAAAAGTAGATGCCAATACTGCGATCCCGATCAGCGCCGGAATAGCGGCTTCTTTAATCGCTAACCATTTGTTGTCTAATTCCAGCAAACCGATGCCGCCAGTGAGTAATACGCTGATTAATCCTAATAAAGCAATAAAATTAAATTTTTTGTATTTGATTAATTCAAAAATACCCCAGCTAATTGGAAAGGCAAGTGCTGCAATCAAAGCGCCTGTCGCACCGAGAAACGCTTCACTGCTTAATTTCATCAGTATCAGTGACGGGATAACAATGCTGACAAGAAGGTCAACCATCGGGCGAGATTTGTGTGTCGGTTTACTATTCATCATTTTTTGGGCACTTTGGGTTGTGGTTTATCGCTAATTATCTTTTATAACATAAAAGAGGGAAGTCGGCATGCTTCGTCATGGGAATTTTAACCCGTAGTCGCTCCGGTATATTTTGTTGTGTAAAAAAATGGCCTGTAAAAACAGACCATTTGTAATGTAAATCAATTTTTATTTATGCATTCCTAGAACGGAATATCATCATCGAAATCCATTGAAGGCTCGTTATAAGGTGCGGGTGCTTGCTGTGGCGCTTGGCTAGCTGGCTGACGTTGTTGCGGTGCTGGCTGCTGGTAAGCGGGTGCCGCTTGCTGTGGTGCTGCTTGTTGAGGTTGACGGTAAGCAGGCGCCATTTGTGGAGCTGCTGCTTGCTGTGGAGCGTTACCCCAGCTTTGTTGTGGCGCTTGATTATTTGCTTGGGCATTATTCGCTTGGTATGGTGCTTGTCCTGATGCTGGATTGCGTGAATCCATCATCTGGATCTCATCTACAACAATTTCAGTTGTGTATCTGTCTTGGCCATCTTGCCCCTGCCATTTACGCGTTTGTAATTTACCCTCTACGTAAATTTTCGCCCCTTTTTTCAAGTATTCGCCGCACATTTCACCAAGGCGATTAAAGACAGTTAAACGGTGCCATTCTGTTTTTTCTTGACGATCGCCTGTTTGCTTATCTTTCCAACTTTCAGTGGTGGCAAGTGTTAAGTTTGCGACGGCATTACCATTAGGCATATAACGCATTTCTGGATCTTTACCTAGGTTACCGACTAATACCACTTTGTTTACACTACGGTTAAACATCTTTTTGCTCCGCTTGATTCTTGATGTTAATGATTAGTTAACAATCATCATTATTGATTGCCTAAAATTTCTTTCGCTTTGGCTAGTGCAAAGACTTGGTTGTTTACTTTGATATAAACTGTTTGCTCTTCGATAATGACAACGACCTCTAAGACGCCATCAAGAAGTAGCAATTGATCCGTTAAAAGGGTTGCGTGTTGCTCATCTTTGATCTTTGCTGTGCAGCTATGGGTGCGAATTTTACTTGGGTTATGTATTTTCCATGAGATTAAAAACCACAACAAAAGCAATCCAGCCAAACATAAAAACAAGCCACTGCTGCCAACTAGTTTATAGGATAACCCACCCACAATGCCACCGAAAAATGCACCAAGAAACTGATACGTGCTGTAGATCCCCATTGCACTGCCTTTTGCACCTGCAGGAGCAAGCATGGAGATAAACGCGGGTAGTGAAGCTTCTAAAAAATTAAAGGCGGTAAAATAGAGTAAAATAGCAATAAACATCGTTGCTATTGAATGCGATGTGAATGCAATAGCAATAAAGCTCGCTGCCATTAGGACGATGGCGAATAGATAAAACTGCTTATTCATATTTTTTCGTGCCGCAATAATGAGCATCGGAATAATTAATATAAATGAGAGTAACAAAGCAGGGAGGTAGATATGCCAATGCTCTGCTGAGCTTAAGTGCATATTTTGTAATTTCAATGGTAACACCACAAACATCGCTGTAAGCGCAAGGTGTAATATAAAAATGCCTATATTGAGTCGTTGTAGCTGACTGTTTTTAATTAACTGTCCGAGCAGTGCTGGTACCGCAATTGTCTCTCCTCGAGGCGCTCTGCTAATAACGTGAGGGACTAAAAAGTGGACAATAGCAATACCGCTTAATGCGCCTGCTGCGGTAATTAAAAATAGGCCGTGTAGACCAATTAACGGCGCTAAAATGGGGCCTGCAACCATGGCGAGTGTAAAGGCAAGGCCAATGCTGATACCTATCATACCCATTGCTTTGGATCGTTGTTCCTCTCGGGTCGCATCGGCCGCGAGCGCTAAAATAGCACTGGCTATTGCCCCCGCCCCTTGTAATGCTCGACCAGCGGTGACTCCGTAAACACTTTCCGAATAGGCGGCAACTAAACTGCCCAAGGCAAAAAGAAGTAATCCTGCAAAAATAATCGGTCGACGACCAAATTTGTCAGAGAGAATGCCCGCCGGAATTTGCAGTAAGGCTTGGGTTAACCCATATGCTCCGATGGCAATACCCACCCATATTGGCGAGTAGCCTATGAGATGTTGCCCGTAAATAGCAAAAACAGGCATGATCATGAATAGGCCAAGCATACGTAGGGCAAAAACGAGAGAGAGAGAGAGGGCCGTTCGTTTTTCGATCGGGGTTAAAGCATCCGCTTGCATTCGTCTTCCATGTTGAGGCTAATTATTACGAAGCAGGATAATAACATGCAGATACGCTTTTGGGGCCTCCTTTTTTAGCGCAATAGTCGATAATATTCTTTATACTGCCCCTATCTTACTATTCATTTTTGGAGTATTCAGTGCTGAGCTATCGTCACTCTTTTCATGCAGGAAATTTTGCCGATGTGTTAAAACACACGGTTGCCGTCTCTATTTTGGATTATATGCTGAAAAAGGATAAGCCACTTTGTTATTTAGATACCCATTCTGGGTGTGGCGCATATTCATTGCACTCTCAGGAAGCATTAAAAACCAAAGAGTATAACAACGGGATTTTTCCATTATGGGGGCGCAATGATTTACCTGCAGCCGTTGCCAATTATATGCAACAGGTTGTTGAGTTTAATGCCGATAGTGAATTAAAGCACTACCCTGGTTCTCCAAGTATCGCTTGGCAGATGTTACGCGATCAAGATCGTCTGTTTTTATTTGAACTACATCCTAATGAATTTACTAATATGCGTGAAAATTTTTCTGGGCAACGACAGATAAAAATGGCTAAAAAGGATGGTCTAGAAGGATTAATCGCGAATATGCCGCCCAAAGAGCGCCGAGGTTTTATCTTAATTGATCCCTCCTATGAAATTAAAAGCGAATATGAGCAAGTCGTTGAGACCTTGGTTGAGGCGGTGCGTCGCTTTGCCACTGGTACTTATGCGCTTTGGTATCCCGTGGTTAATCGCAGTGTGATCAACAAAATGGAGCGCGCCTTAAAAAATTCAGGTATTCGCAACATACAACTCTTTGAGTTGGCGATTGAAGCCGATTCTAATGAAAAAGGGATGACATCCAGTGGGATGATTGTGATTAATCCACCTTGGACATTGCAAAAAGAGATGCAGGAATCGTTGCCATTTTTAGCCAAGACATTGGGCATAAACGGGCAAGGTTTTTACCGTAATGAGGTGTTAGTGGCAGAGTAACTCGCTATTGGTGTGCCCTAAAATGTTGTTGTCGAGGTTGTCACCTTGACAACAACTTTAATTTTCATCTTCCTCATAGCTATGTACGTTAATTTTGGGGCGACGTTTTAAATGTAAAAGATTTTTTAGGGTCGAGTAACGTTCCTGTTGTTTACCATCAGGGGATTCTGATTCGCCCGCACTTTCCAATGAAATGATCCCCGTACGATTCATGGTCAGGCGATAACGTTCAAATTGTTCAAAGTAACTATCTTGATTAAGTGCGATTACGATATTGATTTGATAGCGACGTTCAATCACGGTGCTTTGAATTTTTTCGCGGTTAGAGCTGGGGTCGATTTGTTCGTAAACTTTGCCTCTTCCTCGCTCTAAATAGCGAGAAAAATGGCGTAAACTAAAAATAATTGTTTCATCTAAGGTGTCATATCCCGCTTGGAATTTAGCTTTACTGACTTTTGTTTCAATGCGATAGTGTAATAGTTCGGCACTCTGTTTATTTTGCGTATGGCGTTTCGCTAATAACTCCTGTGCTTGAATTGGCAGCTTCTCTGCCTTGGTGTAATCCAACCAAATTCTTTGCCAAGCAATTTCTGATTTGCTGAGGGAGTCTATGACGGTGCGCGCCCATTTCGGTTTTCCTTTACGTATCCAATCCCACAGTATTTTTTTAAAATCTTCCTTAAAGACTTCACGCACACCGTAAATAACGGATAGCACGAAAATCATTAAAGAGGTGATATTACTAAGTGCACCTTGCGTTTTTATGATGAGTACTAAGACGATCGCCATAATGATAGCCGTTGCGATACCCGTTACAAATTTTCGCGTAATGTTGCCAAGTTCTTGGCTTTCACTTTTAAAAATAACCGCGTACTCAATTAAGCGGCGTAAAAGACGCATTTTATTGGCAATACGGTTAGCATCGTTGATCGTCGCTGTGGAGTTATAGGCTTTTTCTGCTCGATATTTATTTTCTTGGTTACAGATGTTAAGCAGTGCTGTGCGGCTATCACTGAATTCGCTGTGCCGTGGTCTGTTTGCCAACATCCCTAAAATGCTCTGTTCAGTATACCAAGATAGATAGTTATCAACATTGGCGAAAAGCGGTAACAGTTTGGGGTTACTGGGCATATTGGTGCGATTTTTATTTAAAATGGTTAAGCAGTGTTCGGCCATATCAATCGCGGCATGGTAATAATCTGCTAAGTGTTCACCATCATCAATATTCATGGTTTCATTGATATCTGTATCGAGGGCGGTAATATATTGATAGGCAAACTGATTTAAGTTGGATTGATATTCTAGGGCGCTGCGATTCATACGTGTTGCAAAACGGGTATGTAACAGGGGTAAATGCAGGCCATCGGTGAAATAAGCGCGACGGCTTTTTATCCCTGCGTTATAATAATCTTCTTCCGATAAGGTTTTTCTATTGATGCCCATCTCTTTCGGTAGAGAGAAGTAAACATCAATACGGCGTTGTTCACCCTTGCTCATTTGATGGTTGAACTTAAGTGATAGTTTATCTTCTTGTGTTAGTTGAAATTTACGCACTCATCTCTCCCTGTGTGATTGAGCCATTATAAATTGTGTTAGTTGAATTTCCGACTTCTTTGTCGGATTATTTTATTATTTCGCCTTTATTGTATATTATCGCCCCTTTTTGATAGGTTACTCGCCATGAAATTATGTCAACTTACACAACCCATTTTTGATCACCTCTATAGTGATATTTCACAGTTTCGAGCAACCTTTGACCTGCCCTGTAATGATCCCACTTCGTTGGATGCGCAAGCCGATACTTTACATACCTCGTTAATCATCGAAGAGCTGACTGAGCTAGCGGAAGCGGATTGTAAAGTTGAACAGGCCGATGCGATTGTCGATAGTGTTTATGTTTTAATGGGGCGATTAGTACATCTTGGTGCGAAAAAAGTAGAAGATAATATTGCCATTAGTTACTTGATTGAGCTGTTATTAAATGTGGCGAAACAGAGAGAGATCGATTTCATTCCCTGTTGGGATGAGGTGCATGCCAGTAATATGAGTAAGGTTTGTCGTGATCAGCAAGAGTATCAAGAAACGCAGGCTTTTTATGCCAAGCAGGGCGTTGAGTTAATCGATAGCATTAAAGGGGATTTTGTCATTGCGAAGTGCGCGAAAGATGTCGAGTTACAGGGTAAAATTGTTCGCCAAGGCAAGGTACTTAAGTCGGTTTATTATCGCCCCGCAGATTTAGCGCCGCTAGTGCTGTAGTTACTAATATTGTTATGAACAATGATAGCAGCTCGTTGCTGCTATCAATTATTTTACATGTAACGATTAACTTGCGCGTAATTGCTGCGCGGCCCTAACCATATTTTCTAAGGCGGGGATCACCTCTTCCCAACGTCTGGTTTTTAAACCGCAGTCTGGATTTACCCAAAGTTGTTGTGTAGGAATACGCTCTGCCGCTTTTTCCATCAGAGAGACTATCTGGTCGACATTGGGAATGTTCGGCGAGTGAATATCGTAAACACCTGGGCCAATGCCGTTCGGGTAATTAAACTCTTCAAACACATCTAACAATTGCATGTCTGAGCGCGATGTTTCGATGGTGATCACATCGGCATCCATATCCGCAATGGCTTGCATAATATCGTTAAATTCGGAATAACACATGTGTGTATGTATTTGCGTTTTATCTTTCACGCCATTCGCACTGATGCGGAAGGCTTCGATTGCCCATGCTAAATATTGCTGCCATTGTGAACGGTGTAGCGGTAATTTTTCACGCAATGCGGCTTCATCAATTTGGATGATATCAATGCCCGCTTTTTCTAAATCTAAAACCTCTTCGCGAATCGCTAGGGCTATTTGATTACAGGTCTGTTGTAGCGGTTGATCGTCACGTACAAAGGACCAGTTTAGAATAGTCACCGGGCCTGTTAACATCCCTTTTACTTTTTTTTCTGTGAGAGATTGCGCGTAACTTGCCCATTCTACGGTCATTGCCTGTGGGCGAGATACATCGCCAAATAGAATCGGTGGTTTAACACAACGAGATCCGTAGGATTGTACCCAAGCAAATTGTGTAAAGACGAAACCCTCGAGCAATTCACCAAAATATTCAACC
This window of the Psychromonas sp. MME1 genome carries:
- the ssb gene encoding single-stranded DNA-binding protein; translated protein: MFNRSVNKVVLVGNLGKDPEMRYMPNGNAVANLTLATTESWKDKQTGDRQEKTEWHRLTVFNRLGEMCGEYLKKGAKIYVEGKLQTRKWQGQDGQDRYTTEIVVDEIQMMDSRNPASGQAPYQANNAQANNQAPQQSWGNAPQQAAAPQMAPAYRQPQQAAPQQAAPAYQQPAPQQRQPASQAPQQAPAPYNEPSMDFDDDIPF
- a CDS encoding nucleoside triphosphate pyrophosphohydrolase family protein yields the protein MKLCQLTQPIFDHLYSDISQFRATFDLPCNDPTSLDAQADTLHTSLIIEELTELAEADCKVEQADAIVDSVYVLMGRLVHLGAKKVEDNIAISYLIELLLNVAKQREIDFIPCWDEVHASNMSKVCRDQQEYQETQAFYAKQGVELIDSIKGDFVIAKCAKDVELQGKIVRQGKVLKSVYYRPADLAPLVL
- a CDS encoding MFS transporter, yielding MQADALTPIEKRTALSLSLVFALRMLGLFMIMPVFAIYGQHLIGYSPIWVGIAIGAYGLTQALLQIPAGILSDKFGRRPIIFAGLLLFALGSLVAAYSESVYGVTAGRALQGAGAIASAILALAADATREEQRSKAMGMIGISIGLAFTLAMVAGPILAPLIGLHGLFLITAAGALSGIAIVHFLVPHVISRAPRGETIAVPALLGQLIKNSQLQRLNIGIFILHLALTAMFVVLPLKLQNMHLSSAEHWHIYLPALLLSFILIIPMLIIAARKNMNKQFYLFAIVLMAASFIAIAFTSHSIATMFIAILLYFTAFNFLEASLPAFISMLAPAGAKGSAMGIYSTYQFLGAFFGGIVGGLSYKLVGSSGLFLCLAGLLLLWFLISWKIHNPSKIRTHSCTAKIKDEQHATLLTDQLLLLDGVLEVVVIIEEQTVYIKVNNQVFALAKAKEILGNQ
- a CDS encoding 23S rRNA (adenine(2030)-N(6))-methyltransferase RlmJ — translated: MLSYRHSFHAGNFADVLKHTVAVSILDYMLKKDKPLCYLDTHSGCGAYSLHSQEALKTKEYNNGIFPLWGRNDLPAAVANYMQQVVEFNADSELKHYPGSPSIAWQMLRDQDRLFLFELHPNEFTNMRENFSGQRQIKMAKKDGLEGLIANMPPKERRGFILIDPSYEIKSEYEQVVETLVEAVRRFATGTYALWYPVVNRSVINKMERALKNSGIRNIQLFELAIEADSNEKGMTSSGMIVINPPWTLQKEMQESLPFLAKTLGINGQGFYRNEVLVAE
- a CDS encoding VC0807 family protein — its product is MNSKPTHKSRPMVDLLVSIVIPSLILMKLSSEAFLGATGALIAALAFPISWGIFELIKYKKFNFIALLGLISVLLTGGIGLLELDNKWLAIKEAAIPALIGIAVLASTFTPYPLIKTLLFNPDVMDVEKIQKRLADHNCTATFEKRLLKATYMVAGSFVFSATMNYILAKWLVTSPAGTEEFNQQLGQMTLYSYPMIALPSMIMLLGVFYYLWRSINGLTGLKLEEVMITKK
- a CDS encoding OB-fold-containig protein, coding for MLTFFLADFNLPYSFALALVIGIACLEGIGLLIGLSIAAFIDELFSIDFNIDSELPTGGLSAILGWLFLHQLPLLVWLLLFLCSFGMVGVTLNYLIVLPLLLTVPVSIVFGILLTRFLAKHIAAIIPNNESSASSSSSFSGKLATITIGKASKGNAAEAVLRDKYNQKHYVLVEPEDELQVFEQGTEVVLIEKQKNSWLAIKFKS
- a CDS encoding flotillin domain-containing protein; this encodes MEQLFGQNMQFILLMTGIALIALITIGLIFAKLYKRATKEIAFVRTGMGGEKVVKDGGAIVLPILHETIPVNMNTLRIEVSKIQKDALITKDRMRVDVKADFYLRVAPHSEGISMAAQTLGTRTMRVAELKALMESKFVDVLRAVAAEMSMIEMHEQRAEFVQKVQHSVMNDLEKNGLELESVSLTGFDQTELQFFNENNAFDAEGRARLTNIIEQKRKETNDIQQENRILIEQRNLQAEKQSLTIQQEQQEAQLAQEQILEFKRSQQKAEIIKQRELNQQEERQAEISKQRTIQLAEIEKAKQIEMHEIEKHKTLEQSRIQQEQDIEVSEQDKRIAIAEKSEVESAARAKAAEAEKGKVEKEEAVITAKEVAQANRSKEIEVIDAKKEAEREAVSVTVQAEADKRAAQDRSEAVLIEARASADAKKLQADADEKVYAVEATGKLALYEAENTRSDEQVALQKSLAILKVLPEIVANAVKPLENIEGIKILQGYGGSAASSAGGAMVNSTSGMAEQITSAALNYRANAPLVDAMLRELGLVNGETGSLADLLNGNHNLVQEALANNKEEAITSSELVN